From the Salmo trutta chromosome 2, fSalTru1.1, whole genome shotgun sequence genome, one window contains:
- the jcada gene encoding uncharacterized protein jcada: protein MYSVEDLLISHGYKLPQNTSTVPTAVSPTPPSSYDNKRYGDPSSCRQEILESRSGGGHGTVNGYEIDSAPGVYVYGNNNCRKPQPPAPTKSYSSSHTDNAWRDRNSQPQRRETDSGNQGDTHSLGDSLTTDSGFCEGPRGVYSQSRGHRDVSYWRRRGQDFSVLLDYADFREPRGGGGGYRTEGLQQPQRQEVPPEDQRQQRERQRWAVQSQAQSRSKQREAALQQWTTAAVERKCQSLGTDEWRPAVVSFARQLSDSEGDSWARAQEQQQLQQRHLRTPDGAVVVIGPRNKGKSQSLPRMLPPDSLQYVAMSGSVGSGQDVYRKVNGHPGSHHDPYNRYNHNQAGTVDRDRWSENDSRPSSQASMASQLSQASLVPKTRFSRPLRPPSYEVHQQTRGSSETLSGDPAAASTPQPQARDRTPLPHPRMGDPRLDYYSQDGGSGTDPPGYIPPPSYPPKRAPLMRGGHGGHRGYGEVPVNYRYHQVFQQQQMRGTPDPWFSSRHTGGGGSWPEPQREPLRERSVPHRKQLYPGYSEQQHQPGLGPGIQYVHDPRVRQISGGGSSSLGGGGNSMTDTDNSRHIRNSTSSELPSVTVSDHSSDDSAFLSPASTGAPPPLASTSDSASPTTPKSSSDYENKNNRWKQQHSDLHKETDSLDNFPAATDQNCNRYNPKNNVGGFSAFQPPLASSVLLSSSSDQGFSETTITQVKKIVPGDSGVDHNNRNSKRKSHSETIFCLVSVPIHMQQQQINKDSVSTADQNNNEKMPASLPSSLPIVSVFATEDNQNTVVQSDNSQSLRSKSLSDMGLKPPSHTISFSSMRSTRKGPLRKEIVDAWSLQASADKELCYAGSWPGDQYRNQETQTSSPVKVPGSTGGTGQPGGQGGQEPGHPASDTTTDSGVGTDCSSVSTSYGVGYPMKGQKNLHPSSNSAFSRLSISPAQPLSLPSLPPQPPPSGSGEERDQHTSTIRKTGATTTTSNTTTKPPNDVNANSQGQVAFGQFLLKPVSRRPWDAIEELECFNKAAGVELDQVQKNQKVQPRRPSVDQCIDDLDEVYRNIMELSGEDALHQHQPIAPLDSERETVSLPDQRLNNKPNNNIPTIRPRLDSWGPGSSIDPEYREVRSAFSRPQPQNRTSIPRPLREDLVPTGFRDYKLHNEQGDHRETYNPRLTYRQEQDVAKESLLRDVGLTVYTEAPGGLGEQDQHCGPPFTPLTSLDHEELCQNVQLLWESGEKPSLAKSSQVEVAHIREGSNKDELGPTKVVEEERKVKTDNVPIVPARFRGHEPNLNIRRARSENSRSPRGEGSRGSPRPGRLTREAALAFKDGDYRYSVSSDPLSWRNEATLADRHLETLLIKEKANTRPTEDLSNLYEVKCAKGIPENETMEQRAARILGIDVAPDSLQGRVQEREEESLQVVEENEEEGETGIGETQVHSPYREQQNQYDTKTGGETPELHPEGAQAVESLGLVEQKEQEQEHRNNTENQRQHKEETQEHSPDRDTETQHVRRQYEQVMEVEVSVVTLGEEKGGGSSKDDSLSVYEDRHAGGGGESQSHPSMVLELPEFPPSSLPLSLPVTRDEELALSVLSVGGGVERQGKKGHGSGGASPRLSSSPSMSPGCTESMAHVDEPFSVSCIRVRSLGEAEPEQETVVVVEAERENDANPGEGMRQAEEKREMEELRMESKAEGEEIDRADEREDERKEPEVVQEEEEEKEEVKIKGKKDEEKERKMKREEKTREGQEVEEEEVVEPDEKREGQEVERSEKPDVQQEVRPEPVSRPMKPPLLPKPIPKPRSGTVVKREITLPLSFSVSSCGSSPTLEDDEMLSESYDPSRVERV from the exons ATGTACAGCGTGGAGGACCTGCTTATCTCTCATGGATACAAGCTGCCCCAAAACACCTCTACCGTCCCCACTGCAGTCTCCCCCACCCCCCCGTCCTCCTACGATAACAAGCGTTACGGCGACCCTTCCTCCTGTCGCCAGGAGATCTTAGAGAGCCGGTCTGGTGGTGGTCACGGCACGGTGAACGGGTATGAGATAGACTCTGCGCCGGGGGTATATGTGTACGGCAACAATAACTGCAGGAAACCCCAGCCACCAGCCCCAACCAAAAGCTACTCCTCCAGTCACACTGACAATGCATGGAGGGACAGGAACAGCCAACCACAGAGGAGGGAAACCGACAGCGGTAACCAAGGTGACACCCACTCCTTGGGCGATTCTCTCACGACAGATAGCGG GTTCTGTGAGGGGCCCAGAGGAGTGTATTCACAGTCCAGGGGCCACCGAGACGTGTCCTACTGGAGGAGGAGAGGCCAGGACTTCAGTGTTCTCCTGGATTACGCTGACTTCAGAGAAcctcgaggaggaggaggaggctatAGGACAGAGGGGCTGCAGCAGCCACAGAGACAGGAG GTGCCCCCAGAGGATCAGCGGCAACAGCGGGAGAGGCAGCGTTGGGCAGTCCAGTCCCAGGCCCAGTCCCGCTCCAAGCAGAGAGAGGCAGCGCTGCAGCAGTGGACGACGGCTGCCGTGGAGAGGAAGTGTCAGAGCCTGGGCACGGACGAGTGGCGACCTGCCGTGGTCAGCTTTGCCCGCCAGCTCTCGGACAGCGAGGGCGATAGTTGGGCTCGGGCTCAGGAGCAGCAGCAACTGCAGCAGCGCCACCTCCGGACACCGGATGGCGCTGTGGTTGTAATTGGACCCAGGAACAAAGGGAAGTCCCAGTCTCTGCCCCGAATGCTGCCGCCGGACAGCCTGCAATACGTGGCCATGTCTGGGTCTGTTGGGTCTGGGCAGGACGTGTACAGGAAGGTCAACGGCCACCCAGGGTCCCATCACGACCCTTACAACAGATATAACCACAACCAGGCCGGGACAGTGGACAGGGACAGGTGGTCTGAGAATGACAGCAGACCCTCCAGTCAGGCTAGTATGGCCAGCCAGCTTAGCCAGGCCTCTCTGGTACCAAAGACCCGGTTCAGCCGTCCCCTGCGGCCTCCGTCCTACGAGGTGCACCAGCAGACCCGGGGGAGTTCTGAGACGCTGTCAGGAGACCCAGCAGCAGCATCAACCCCACAGCCCCAGGCCAGGGACagaacccccctcccccaccccaggATGGGTGACCCCAGGCTGGACTATTATTCACAGGATGGAGGGTCCGGCACGGATCCTCCGGGTTATATCCCTCCCCCATCGTATCCCCCCAAGAGAGCTCCGCTTATGAGAGGGGGCCATGGAGGTCACCGGGGCTATGGAGAGGTCCCAGTGAACTACAG GTACCACCAGGTGTTCCAGCAGCAACAGATGCGTGGGACCCCGGACCCCTGGTTCAGTAGCAGACACACCGGTGGAGGAGGGTCCTGGCCGGAGCCTCAGAGAGAGCCCCTCCGAGAGAGGAGCGTGCCCCACCGGAAGCAGCTCTACCCTGGCTACAGCGAGCAGCAGCACCAGCCGGGCCTGGGTCCTGGCATCCAGTACGTCCACGACCCACGTGTTCGACAAATTTCCGGGGGAGGAAGCTCGTCTCTAGGCGGCGGAGGAAACTCCATGACGGACACCGACAACAGCCGCCACATCCGTAACTCCACATCCTCTGAGCTTCCCAGTGTCACCGTGTCAGACCACTCGTCTGATGACAGTGCCTTCCTGTCCCCCGCCTCCACGGGGGCCCCGCCGCCACTTGCCAGCACGTCAGATTCAGCCAGTCCGACAACGCCGAAGTCTTCTAGCGACTATGAAAATAAGAATAACCGGTGGAAGCAGCAGCACAGCGATTTGCACAAAGAGACTGACTCACTAGATAACTTCCCAGCAGCAACTGACCAAAACTGTAACAGGTATAATCCCAAAAACAACGTAGGTGGTTTCTCTGCCTTCCAGCCCCCCCTGGCCTCGTCGGTGCTTCTTAGCTCCAGCTCAGACCAAGGATTCTCAGAAACAACCATCACGCAGGTGAAGAAAATTGTTCCAGGAGACTCAGGGGTAGACCACAACAACAGAAACTCTAAGAGGAAGTCTCACAGTGAGACCATATTCTGCCTGGTGTCTGTCCCCATCCACATGCAGCAACAACAAATCAATAAAGACTCAGTCTCCACAGCAGACCAGAACAATAACGAGAAGATGCCTGCCAGTCTGCCAAGTAGTCTGCCAATCGTGAGCGTCTTCGCCACAGAAGACAACCAAAACACTGTGGTCCAATCAGACAACAGTCAAAGCCTCCGTAGCAAGTCGTTATCAGACATGGGTCTCAAACCCCCCTCCCACACCATCAGCTTCAGTTCTATGAGAAGCACCAGGAAGGGTCCTCTGAGGAAGGAGATAGTAGATGCCTGGTCACTCCAGGCCAGTGCTGACAAGGAGCTGTGCTATGCCGGCTCCTGGCCCGGGGACCAGTACAGGAACCAGGAAACCCAGACCAGCTCCCCCGTGAAGGTTCCTGGGAGTACAGGGGGgacaggtcagcctggaggaCAGGGGGGTCAGGAGCCAGGCCACCCGGCCTCAGACACAACCACAGACAGCGGCGTGGGCACCGACTGCAGCTCCGTGTCCACCTCCTACGGCGTGGGCTACCCCATGAAAGGCCAGAAGAATCTCCACCCGTCCAGCAACAGCGCCTTCTCCCGCCTCAGTATCAGCCCGGCCCAGCCCCTCTCACTTCCATCACTCCCACCCCAGCCTCCACCCTCTGGatctggggaggagagagaccaaCATACATCCACAATCAGGAAGACTGgtgctactaccaccacctccaaCACCACTACCAAACCCCCAAACGATGTCAACGCTAACAGCCAGGGCCAGGTGGCGTTTGGTCAGTTCCTGCTGAAGCCGGTGAGCCGGCGGCCGTGGGACGCCATCGAGGAGCTGGAGTGTTTCAACAAGGCTGCAGGCGTAGAACTAGACCAGGTCCAGAAGAACCAGAAGGTCCAGCCCAGGAGACCCAGTGTGGACCAGTGTATAGACGACCTGGACGAGGTATACAGGAACATCATGGAGCTGAGCGGAGAAGACGCACTACATCAACATCAGCCCATAGCCCCTCTGGATTCTGAGAGGGAGACAGTTAGCCTTCCAGACCAGCGCCTGAATAACAAGCCCAACAACAACATCCCTACCATCAGGCCCAGACTAGACAGCTGGGGCCCTGGTTCCTCTATAGACCCAGAATATAGGGAGGTGAGGAGTGCCTTCTCCAGGCCCCAGCCCCAGAACAGGACCAGCATCCCCAGACCACTGAGAGAGGACCTGGTGCCCACTGGCTTCAGAGACTACAAACTCCACAATGAACAGGGTGATCACAGGGAAACCTATAACCCCAGGCTTACCTACAGGCAGGAGCAGGACGTCGCCAAGGAGTCTCTACTGAGGGACGTGGGGCTCACTGTCTACACTGAGGCCCCTGGGGGTCTCGGAGAGCAGGACCAGCACTGTGGCCCCCCATTCACACCGCTCACATCGTTAGACCACGAGGAACTATGTCAGAATGTACAGCTATTATGGGAGAGCGGAGAGAAACCATCTCTAGCCAAAAGCAGCCAGGTTGAGGTTGCGCACATCCGTGAGGGCAGTAATAAGGACGAGCTGGGCCCCACTAAAGTAGTGGAAGAGGAAAGGAAGGTAAAGACGGATAATGTGCCCATCGTGCCAGCCAGATTCAGAGGCCATGAGCCCAATCTGAACATCCGCAGGGCACGGAGTGAAAACAGCAGGTCGCCAAGAGGTGAAGGGTCGCGGGGGTCACCACGACCCGGCAGGCTGACCCGGGAGGCAGCGCTCGCCTTCAAGGATGGCGACTACAGATACAGCGTCAGCTCCGATCCTCTGAGTTGGCGTAACGAGGCGACGTTGGCAGATAGACACCTGGAGACCCTGCTGATCAAGGAGAAGGCGAACACCAGGCCCACGGAGGACCTGAGTAATCTATATGAGGTGAAGTGTGCCAAGGGGATCCCTGAGAACGAGACGATGGAGCAGAGAGCAGCCAGGATACTGGGGATAGACGTAGCCCCGGATTCACTGCAGGGCCGggtccaggagagagaggaggagtcactgcaggtggtggaggagaatgaggaggagggagagactggCATAGGTGAAACACAGGTGCACAGCCCTTACAGAGAGCAGCAGAACCAATACGACACAAAAACTGGGGGAGAGACACCAGAACTCCATCCAGAAGGAGCACAGGCTGTGGAATCACTGGGCCTGGTCGAACAGaaagagcaggagcaggagcatAGAAACAACACAGAGAATCAGAGACAACACAAAGAAGAAACCCAGGAGCACAGTCCGGACAGAGACACGGAGACACAGCATGTCAGAAGACAGTACGAGCAAGTGATGGAGGTAGAGGTATCCGTGGTTACCttgggagaggagaaaggaggaggatcCAGTAAGGATGACAGCCTATCAGTATATGAAGACAGACAtgctggaggaggtggagagagccagagccacccCTCCATGGTGCTGGAGCTACCGGAGTTCCCTCCCAGTAGTCTGCCCCTGTCTCTGCCCGTGACCCGAGACGAGGAGCTAGCCCTCAGCGTGCTGAGTGTGGGAGGGGGTGTGGAGAGGCAAGGAAAGAAGGGACACGGTAGTGGTGGTGCCTCCCCCAGGCTCTCCTCGTCCCCCTCCATGTCACCTGGCTGCACGGAGAGCATGGCCCACGTGGATGAGCCGTTCTCCGTCTCCTGCATCCGTGTCAGGAGTTTAGGAGAGGCAGAACCAGAACAAGAGACCGTGGTAGTGgtagaggcagagcgagagaacGACGCAAACCCAGGGGAAGGGATGAGGcaggcagaggagaagagagagatggaggagttgAGGATGGAGTCCAAGGCGGAGGGGGAAGAGATAGACAGGGCAGATGAGAGAGAAGATGAGCGGAAGGAGCCAGAGGTtgtgcaggaggaggaggaggagaaagaagaagTCAAAATAAAGGGGAAGAAGGACGAGGAGAAAGAGCGAAAGatgaaaagagaggagaagacaagagaggggcaggaggtggaggaggaggaggtggtagagccagatgagaaaagagaggggcaggaggtggagaggagtgaAAAGCCAGATGTCCAACAGGAGGTTAGGCCAGAGCCGGTCTCCAGACCTATgaagcctcctctcctccccaagcCCATCCCTAAACCTCGTAGCGGCACTGTGGTCAAGAGAGAGATCACCCTCCCCCTGAGCTTCAGTGTGTCTTCCTGTGGCTCCTCTCCCACCCTGGAGGATGACGAGATGCTCTCGG AATCCTATGATCCTAGTCGAGTGGAGAGAGTGTAA